Proteins from one Neodiprion fabricii isolate iyNeoFabr1 chromosome 5, iyNeoFabr1.1, whole genome shotgun sequence genomic window:
- the LOC124182231 gene encoding essential MCU regulator, mitochondrial: MMSVARVKLLFRGINPHSNHKLYQGKRPVTSTPSGSLLPEPKKTPFGILGIICAVIPGLLIGATISKNMANFLEENELFVPSDDDDDDD; this comes from the coding sequence ATGATGTCGGTCGCCCGAGTGAAGTTACTGTTTCGGGGAATAAACCCGCACTCCAACCATAAATTATACCAAGGAAAACGCCCGGTGACGAGCACTCCGTCGGGAAGTCTTCTTCCAGAACCGAAAAAAACACCTTTCGGTATTCTAGGTATTATTTGTGCCGTCATTCCCGGCCTTCTGATCGGTGCGACCATTAGCAAAAACATGGCTAATTTTCTTGAGGAGAACGAGCTCTTCGTACCGTcggacgatgatgatgatgacgattaA
- the LOC124182229 gene encoding protein flightless-1, with translation MANTGVLPFVRGVDFSSNDFSGGKFPESVRLMTGIQWLKLDKTNLTEIPEEMGKLLKLEHLSLVKNKLERLYGELTELGCLRTLNIRHNNVKSSGIPMELFHLEELTTLDLSHNNLKEVPEGLERARSLLNLNLSHNHIEAIPNTLFIHLTDLLFLDVSNNQLETLPPQTRRLANLQSLNLNHNPLGHFQLRQLPSLMNLTTLQMRDTQRTVNNIPTSLESLTNLQELDLSQNDLPRVPDALYSLPNLRRLNLSDNQITELSTAIDLWQKLETLNLCRNKLTALPNSLCKISTLRRLYLNDNELDFEGIPSGIGKLSSLQVFSAAKNHLEMIPEGLCRCGSLKQLILTSNRLITVPDAIHLLTDLDQLDLRDNPNLVMPPKPTEVQRGSGIEFYNIDFSLQHQLRLAGANVPAPVQTANSSKDPIARKMRLRRRRDQEEADQDQAKILKGMKDIAKEKNKDKGSEDAKAESLKPKRWDETLEKPPLDYSEIFDDDAGQIPGLAIWEIENFLPNQIDEVAHGKFYEGDCYIVLKTGVDEQGSLAWSIYFWIGEKATLDKRACAAIHAVNLRNYLGAQCRTIREEQGDESDEFLLLFDSDVTYIEGGRTSSGFYTIEDPPAIARLYRVHAAGASIHLEPVPVAIESLDPQFVFVLDKGTKIFMWYGTKAKNTLKSKARLLAEKINKNERKNKADIITETMGSETEEFWKSLDETGELSGGNPITEHVDPEFTPVTPRLYQVRLGMGYLELPQVEVPHGKLINTLLNNRNVYILDCYLDVFVWFGKKSTRLVRAAAVKLSQELFNMIERPEYAMVTRLQEGTESQIFKSKFTGWDEVIAVDFTRTAESVAKTGADLTKWAKQQDTKADLSALFMPRQPLMSAVEAQQLMVEWNDDLEAMEAFVLEGRKFVRLPEEELGHFYSGDCYVFLCRYWMPLDINGSDEGDDQCEDDFQCVVYFWQGRDAGNMGWLTFTFSLQKKFKSLFGEKLEVVRTHQQQENLKFMAHFKRKFIIRQGKRKGVKSPSNNKVEFYHLRSNGSALCTRLIQVNPDPFLLNSAFCYILNVPFNNDDETGIVYVWIGSKADSEEARLVEEIAEEMFNNPWISLQVLNEGEEPDNFFWVGLGGKKPYDTNADYMNYTRLFRCSNEKGYFTISEKCTDFCQDDLADDDIMVLDNGEQVFLWLGARCSEVEIKLAYKSAQVYIQHLRVKQPDRPRKLFLTAKSKESRRFTKCFHGWGLHKRPPE, from the exons ATGGCTAATACTGGGGTCTTACCGTTTGTGCGCGGTGTTGACTTCAGCAGCAATGATTTCAGT gGTGGAAAATTTCCAGAGTCTGTGCGCTTGATGACTGGAATTCAATGGCTCAAATTAGACAAGACAAATCTAACAGAGATACCAGAGGAAATGGGAAAACTATTGAAATTG GAACATCTTTCtttagtaaaaaataaattggagCGTTTATACGGAGAGTTAACTGAGTTGGGTTGCCTGAGAACTTTGAATATACGGCATAACAATGTTAAGAGCAGTGGCATACCTATGGAATTGTTTCATTTGGAAGAATTGACCACTCTTGATCTCAGTCACAATAATCTCAAAGAAGTTCCTGAAGGTTTGGAAAGGGCACGATCTCTTCTTAATCTAAACCTCAGTCATAATCA TATCGAAGCGATTCCGAACACACTGTTTATTCATTTGACTGATCTGCTATTCTTGGATGTGAGCAACAATCAACTGGAGACTTTACCACCACAAACTCGGCGTTTAGCGAATCTACAGTCATTAAATTTGAACCACAATCCTCTAGGACATTTTCAATTGAG ACAGTTACCTTCACTCATGAATTTAACTACGCTACAAATGCGAGATACCCAGAGAACGGTAAATAATATCCCCACAAGTTTGGAGAGTTTGACAAACTTGCAGGAACTTGATTTGTCACAAAATGATTTGCCACGAGTTCCAGACGCACTTTACTCGCTGCCAAATTTACGTCGACTTAATCTTAGCGATAATCAGATCACTGAACTTTCAACAGCAATCG ATTTATGGCAAAAACTCGAAACCTTAAACCTGTGTCGAAATAAATTGACAGCCTTACCGAATTCATTATGCAAAATCAGTACTCTGAGGAGGCTTTACTTAAACGACAATGAATTAGATTTTGAAGGTATCCCTTCGGGGATAGGGAAGTTATCTTCTCTGCAAGTTTTCTCTGCTGCTAAAAATCATTTGGAAATGATACCTGAGGGCTTATGCAG ATGTGGATCACTGAAGCAATTAATTTTAACTTCTAACCGACTAATAACAGTTCCTGATGCCATACATTTACTTACTGATTTAGATCAGCTTGACTTGCGGGATAATCCGAATTTAGTTATGCCGCCAAAACCTACCGAGGTCCAAAGAGGATCGGGAATAGAGTTCTACaacattgatttttcactGCAGCATCAGTTGCGACTCGCTGGAGCAAACGTCCCGGCTCCAGTTCAAACAGCCA ATAGCAGTAAAGACCCAATCGCTCGTAAAATGAGATTAAGACGAAGGAGAGACCAGGAAGAAGCTGATCAGGATCAAGCTAAAATTCTCAAg GGTATGAAAGACATTgccaaggaaaaaaataaggataAAGGCTCTGAGGATGCTAAGGCGGAATCGTTAAA GCCAAAGAGATGGGACGAGACGCTTGAAAAACCCCCACTAGATTATTCGGAGATCTTTGACGACGATGCAGGTCAGATACCTGGCCTGGCAATATGGGAAATTGAGAATTTTCTCCCAAACCAAATCGATGAAGTTGCTCATGGTAAATTCTACGAAGGTGACTGTTACATTGTACTCAAAACAGGCGTCGATGAACAAGGCTCACTTGCATGGTCAATCTACTTTTGGATTGGAGAAAAAGCCACG TTGGATAAGCGTGCCTGCGCTGCAATTCATGCTGTAAATCTGAGAAACTATCTTGGTGCCCAGTGTCGCACTATAAGAGAGGAACAAGGCGATGAGTCAGACGAATTTCTCTTACTTTTTGATTCAGATGTAACATATATAGAAGGCGGTCGAACATCTTCAGGGTTCTACACCATCGAAGATCCA cCTGCTATCGCGAGGTTGTATCGAGTACATGCTGCTGGTGCTTCAATTCACTTAGAACCAGTTCCTGTAGCTATTGAATCTTTAGATCCACAATTCGTCTTCGTATTGGACAaaggaacaaaaatatttatgtggTATGGAACTAAAGCAAAGAACACACTGAAATCAAAAGCAAGATTGTTGGCtgagaaaattaataagaATGAACGTAAGAATAAAGCAGACATCATAACTGAAACTATGGGATCTGAGACAGAAGAATTCTGGAAATCTCTTGATGAAACCGGTGAACTATCTGGAGGAAACCCAATCACA GAACACGTTGATCCGGAATTCACTCCAGTTACACCACGTTTATATCAAGTGCGACTCGGTATGGGTTACTTGGAATTGCCACAAGTTGAAGTGCCACATGGAAAATTGATCAATACTCTCTTGAACAATCGTAATGTTTACATATTGGATTGCTACCTAGATGTGTTTGTTTG GTTTGGTAAGAAATCAACTAGACTAGTCCGTGCAGCTGCTGTAAAACTTTCGCAAGAATTATTCAATATGATTGAACGACCTGAATATGCTATGGTCACGCGATTGCAGGAGGGCACAGAATCACAG ATATTCAAGTCTAAGTTTACCGGATGGGATGAAGTTATTGCAGTAGATTTCACAAGAACTGCAGAATCCGTTGCTAAGACAGGCGCAGACCTCACTAAATGGGCTAAACAACAAGATACTAAA GCAGATCTTTCAGCATTGTTTATGCCGCGGCAGCCACTGATGTCAGCTGTTGAAGCTCAACAACTCATGGTAGAATGGAATGACGACTTAGAGGCAATGGAAGCTTTTGTCTTAGAAGGGCGAAAATTTGTTAGACTCCCGGAGGAAGAATTGGGTCACTTTTACAGCGGTGACTGTTATGTATTTTTGTGCCGGTATTGGATG CCTTTAGACATAAATGGCAGTGACGAAGGGGATGACCAGTGCGAAGATGATTTTCAATGTGTGGTATACTTTTGGCAAGGTAGAGATGCTGGAAATATGGGCTGGCTTACTTTTACGTTCAG TTTACAGAAAAAGTTTAAATCTttatttggtgaaaaattggagGTCGTCAGGACACATCAGCAAcaagaaaatctgaaattcatgGCACATTTTAAACGCAAGTTTATCATTCGCCAAGGAAAACGAAAAGGAGTGAAATCACCTAGTAATAATAAGGTTGAGTTTTACCATCTCCGAAGCAATGGTAGTGCCTTATGTACTAGATTAATACAAGTTAATCCAGATccttttttattaaattctgcTTTCTG cTATATTTTAAATGTGCCTTTCAACAATGACGATGAAACTGGTATCGTTTACGTATGGATCGGGTCAAAAGCTGACAGTGAAGAAGCAAGACTTGTGGAAGAAATAGCAGAGGAAATGTTTAACAAC CCATGGATCAGCCTGCAAGTCCTAAACGAGGGTGAAGAACCAGATAACTTTTTCTGGGTCGGCCTTGGGGGGAAAAAACCATATGATACCAACGCGGACTACATGAATTACACAAGATTATTTAGGTGCTCAAACGAAAAGGGCTACTTCACAATCAGTGAAAAATGCACAGATTTCTGTCAG GATGATTTAGCCGACGATGATATTATGGTGCTAGATAATGGGGAGCAAGTATTCCTTTGGCTGGGGGCCCGATGTTCGGAAGTGGAGATTAAACTTGCTTATAAGTCAGCTCAG GTCTACATACAGCATTTGCGTGTTAAGCAGCCAGATAGGCCTCGAAAATTGTTCCTCACTGCCAAAAGTAAGGAGTCTCGAAGATTTACAAAGTGCTTTCACGGTTGGGGATTGCACAAACGACCCCCAGAGTAA
- the LOC124182457 gene encoding ADP-ribosylation factor-binding protein GGA1 isoform X2, with protein MDVVTTSLEALIQRVTNPQNQFTDVAAIEAFCVMLGKESEGAHIASKLLATHIQSPTEWEALQALELLDACMKRCGSSFHAEVGKFRFLNEMIKLVSPKYLGSRTPANVQQMVLQLLCTWTQQYPGEVKIKEAYDMLKKQGVVKEDIAALSADSEDSSKSSKSKHPIFEDDEKSKLLQKLLQSKNPDDLLAANRLIKTMVKEDERRVQQNSRRIMELESVHNNVRLLSEMLDSFNKSQASADDLELMKELYQACERLRPNVFRLANESQDNQEMLNEVLAANDELGQVFDKYIAVIVLGQQPGKTKSNATNGSSLLDLSASNELDLSAPVTLPVNKANESDSKNSQTDLEMLGDIFSSLEATTTTATTQNTPSLLSDASIMQPVSISPLVVKAQDCTNTEKVDSKSKALEDLDALGESLLKQNLTSFSAARTQFNNISKPPAKVPMNSMAKPPIEPNLNGPSTVSLTSEDSALVDLMKGSRLKPELVMKDQSHSSLQRLPNGDDSLVDISDITQPVSVEVKHADSVTTKEVKTTPVSTEPEIKPLTDINVTLETIKPGTIPPLMVIDEKNAISVVLHFARDSPRPDVSVIVVTTMSKNSNPLTNYLFQAVVPKISVSLKFMLSYTMEDETVTEMGEVDKLPIA; from the exons ATGGATGTGGTTACTACGAGCCTCGAGGCTTTAATAC aGAGGGTTACCAATCCGCAGAATCAATTCACAGATGTTGCAGCTATCGAGGCTTTCTGTGTTATGCTAGGCAAAGAATCTGAAGGTGCGCACATCGCCAGCAAGTTATTGGCAACGCACATTCAGTCGCCTACAGAATGGGAGGCTCTGCAAGCTCTCGAG ctATTGGATGCTTGCATGAAGCGGTGTGGATCATCGTTTCATGCGGAGGTTGGCAAATTTCGGTTCCTTAATGAAATGATCAAGCTCGTATCTCCAAAATATTTAGGGAGCCGGACACCCGCTAATGTACAACAAATGGTATTGCAGCTTCTTTGTACTTGGACCCAACAGTATCCTGGCGAGGTCAAAATCAAGGAAGCATATGATATGCTTAAAAAACAAGGCGTAGTGAAG GAGGATATTGCAGCGCTTTCAGCTGATTCAGAAGACTCGAGTAAGTCTTCAAAATCCAAGCACCCAATATTCGAAGATGATGAGAAGTCGAAgctgttgcaaaaattgttACAGAGTAAAAATCCTGATGATTTACTAGCAGCTAATAGACTAATCAAAACTATGGTCAAAGAG GATGAAAGAAGAGTGCAACAAAACTCACGCCGAATCATGGAGTTAGAATCGGTTCACAACAATGTGAGGCTATTGTCTGAGATGTTAGACTCTTTCAACAAGAGTCAAGCTAGTGCGGACGATCTCGAATTAATGAAAGAACTTTATCAGGCTTGCGAACGGTTGAGGCCAAACGTCTTTAGATTAGCTAATGAATCCCAAGATAATCAGGAAATGCTTA ACGAAGTCCTTGCTGCAAATGATGAGCTAGGTCAAGTGTTCGATAAATATATAGCAGTAATTGTTCTTGGTCAACAACcaggaaaaacgaaaagcaATGCCACCAATGGATCATCACTATTAGATCTCTCTGCTTCCAATGAACTAGATCTATCAGCACCAGTAACATTACCGGTTAATAAGGCGAATGAATCTGATTCAAAGAACTCTCAAACAGACCTGGAGATGTTGGGTGACATTTTTAGCTCCCTGGAAGCAACTACAACAACAGCAACCACCCAAAATACGCCTTCATTATTATCAGATGCTAGCATTATGCAACCAGTCAGCATTTCCCCTCTAGTCGTTAAAG CGCAAGACTGTACCAACACTGAGAAAGTAGATAGCAAATCTAAAGCACTTGAAGATTTAGATGCCCTAGGGGAGTCTCTACTAAAACAAAATCTCACGTCATTTTCTGCTGCTCGTACTCAGTTTAACAATATCAG TAAACCACCTGCAAAGGTGCCGATGAATAGTATGGCAAAGCCTCCAATTGAACCAAACCTCAACGGTCCGTCGACAGTGAGTTTAACATCTGAGGATTCTGCTTTGGTTGATCTCATGAAAGGCTCCAGACTCAAACCAGAATTGGTAATGAAGGATCAGTCTCACAGTAGTCTACAAAGATTGCCAAATGGTGATGACTCACTTGTCGATATTAGTGACATCACCCAACCAGTAAGTGTGGAAGTGAAACATGCAGATTCTGTAACAACAAAAGAGGTCAAAACGACGCCTGTCTCTACAGAGCCAGAAATAAAACCTTTGACTGATATAAATGTTACACTCGAAACTATCAAGCCAG gGACAATTCCTCCGCTAATGGTGATTGAtgagaaaaatgcaatatcGGTGGTTTTACATTTTGCTAGAGATAGCCCGCGACCTGACGTATCAGTTATTGTTGTTACGACAATGAGCAAGAATTCGAACCCACTTACCAATTACTTATTCCAGGCTGTTGTTCCTAAG atttctgTCTCCTTGAAGTTCATGCTCAGTTATACAATGGAAGATGAGACGGTGACAGAGATGGGGGAGGTGGATAAATTACCAATTGCATAA
- the LOC124182457 gene encoding ADP-ribosylation factor-binding protein GGA1 isoform X1, producing the protein MDVVTTSLEALIQRVTNPQNQFTDVAAIEAFCVMLGKESEGAHIASKLLATHIQSPTEWEALQALELLDACMKRCGSSFHAEVGKFRFLNEMIKLVSPKYLGSRTPANVQQMVLQLLCTWTQQYPGEVKIKEAYDMLKKQGVVKEDIAALSADSEDSSKSSKSKHPIFEDDEKSKLLQKLLQSKNPDDLLAANRLIKTMVKEDERRVQQNSRRIMELESVHNNVRLLSEMLDSFNKSQASADDLELMKELYQACERLRPNVFRLANESQDNQEMLNEVLAANDELGQVFDKYIAVIVLGQQPGKTKSNATNGSSLLDLSASNELDLSAPVTLPVNKANESDSKNSQTDLEMLGDIFSSLEATTTTATTQNTPSLLSDASIMQPVSISPLVVKAQDCTNTEKVDSKSKALEDLDALGESLLKQNLTSFSAARTQFNNISKPPAKVPMNSMAKPPIEPNLNGPSTVSLTSEDSALVDLMKGSRLKPELVMKDQSHSSLQRLPNGDDSLVDISDITQPVSVEVKHADSVTTKEVKTTPVSTEPEIKPLTDINVTLETIKPGTIPPLMVIDEKNAISVVLHFARDSPRPDVSVIVVTTMSKNSNPLTNYLFQAVVPKTCKCRLQPPSGTNLPAHNPFLPPSAITQIMLIANPNKISVSLKFMLSYTMEDETVTEMGEVDKLPIA; encoded by the exons ATGGATGTGGTTACTACGAGCCTCGAGGCTTTAATAC aGAGGGTTACCAATCCGCAGAATCAATTCACAGATGTTGCAGCTATCGAGGCTTTCTGTGTTATGCTAGGCAAAGAATCTGAAGGTGCGCACATCGCCAGCAAGTTATTGGCAACGCACATTCAGTCGCCTACAGAATGGGAGGCTCTGCAAGCTCTCGAG ctATTGGATGCTTGCATGAAGCGGTGTGGATCATCGTTTCATGCGGAGGTTGGCAAATTTCGGTTCCTTAATGAAATGATCAAGCTCGTATCTCCAAAATATTTAGGGAGCCGGACACCCGCTAATGTACAACAAATGGTATTGCAGCTTCTTTGTACTTGGACCCAACAGTATCCTGGCGAGGTCAAAATCAAGGAAGCATATGATATGCTTAAAAAACAAGGCGTAGTGAAG GAGGATATTGCAGCGCTTTCAGCTGATTCAGAAGACTCGAGTAAGTCTTCAAAATCCAAGCACCCAATATTCGAAGATGATGAGAAGTCGAAgctgttgcaaaaattgttACAGAGTAAAAATCCTGATGATTTACTAGCAGCTAATAGACTAATCAAAACTATGGTCAAAGAG GATGAAAGAAGAGTGCAACAAAACTCACGCCGAATCATGGAGTTAGAATCGGTTCACAACAATGTGAGGCTATTGTCTGAGATGTTAGACTCTTTCAACAAGAGTCAAGCTAGTGCGGACGATCTCGAATTAATGAAAGAACTTTATCAGGCTTGCGAACGGTTGAGGCCAAACGTCTTTAGATTAGCTAATGAATCCCAAGATAATCAGGAAATGCTTA ACGAAGTCCTTGCTGCAAATGATGAGCTAGGTCAAGTGTTCGATAAATATATAGCAGTAATTGTTCTTGGTCAACAACcaggaaaaacgaaaagcaATGCCACCAATGGATCATCACTATTAGATCTCTCTGCTTCCAATGAACTAGATCTATCAGCACCAGTAACATTACCGGTTAATAAGGCGAATGAATCTGATTCAAAGAACTCTCAAACAGACCTGGAGATGTTGGGTGACATTTTTAGCTCCCTGGAAGCAACTACAACAACAGCAACCACCCAAAATACGCCTTCATTATTATCAGATGCTAGCATTATGCAACCAGTCAGCATTTCCCCTCTAGTCGTTAAAG CGCAAGACTGTACCAACACTGAGAAAGTAGATAGCAAATCTAAAGCACTTGAAGATTTAGATGCCCTAGGGGAGTCTCTACTAAAACAAAATCTCACGTCATTTTCTGCTGCTCGTACTCAGTTTAACAATATCAG TAAACCACCTGCAAAGGTGCCGATGAATAGTATGGCAAAGCCTCCAATTGAACCAAACCTCAACGGTCCGTCGACAGTGAGTTTAACATCTGAGGATTCTGCTTTGGTTGATCTCATGAAAGGCTCCAGACTCAAACCAGAATTGGTAATGAAGGATCAGTCTCACAGTAGTCTACAAAGATTGCCAAATGGTGATGACTCACTTGTCGATATTAGTGACATCACCCAACCAGTAAGTGTGGAAGTGAAACATGCAGATTCTGTAACAACAAAAGAGGTCAAAACGACGCCTGTCTCTACAGAGCCAGAAATAAAACCTTTGACTGATATAAATGTTACACTCGAAACTATCAAGCCAG gGACAATTCCTCCGCTAATGGTGATTGAtgagaaaaatgcaatatcGGTGGTTTTACATTTTGCTAGAGATAGCCCGCGACCTGACGTATCAGTTATTGTTGTTACGACAATGAGCAAGAATTCGAACCCACTTACCAATTACTTATTCCAGGCTGTTGTTCCTAAG ACATGTAAATGTAGACTTCAACCACCATCGGGAACAAACTTGCCTGCACATAACCCATTCTTACCACCATCAGCGATAACGCAGATCATGCTTATTGCAAATCCAAACAAG atttctgTCTCCTTGAAGTTCATGCTCAGTTATACAATGGAAGATGAGACGGTGACAGAGATGGGGGAGGTGGATAAATTACCAATTGCATAA
- the LOC124182457 gene encoding ADP-ribosylation factor-binding protein GGA1 isoform X3, which translates to MMLLDACMKRCGSSFHAEVGKFRFLNEMIKLVSPKYLGSRTPANVQQMVLQLLCTWTQQYPGEVKIKEAYDMLKKQGVVKEDIAALSADSEDSSKSSKSKHPIFEDDEKSKLLQKLLQSKNPDDLLAANRLIKTMVKEDERRVQQNSRRIMELESVHNNVRLLSEMLDSFNKSQASADDLELMKELYQACERLRPNVFRLANESQDNQEMLNEVLAANDELGQVFDKYIAVIVLGQQPGKTKSNATNGSSLLDLSASNELDLSAPVTLPVNKANESDSKNSQTDLEMLGDIFSSLEATTTTATTQNTPSLLSDASIMQPVSISPLVVKAQDCTNTEKVDSKSKALEDLDALGESLLKQNLTSFSAARTQFNNISKPPAKVPMNSMAKPPIEPNLNGPSTVSLTSEDSALVDLMKGSRLKPELVMKDQSHSSLQRLPNGDDSLVDISDITQPVSVEVKHADSVTTKEVKTTPVSTEPEIKPLTDINVTLETIKPGTIPPLMVIDEKNAISVVLHFARDSPRPDVSVIVVTTMSKNSNPLTNYLFQAVVPKTCKCRLQPPSGTNLPAHNPFLPPSAITQIMLIANPNKISVSLKFMLSYTMEDETVTEMGEVDKLPIA; encoded by the exons ATGATG ctATTGGATGCTTGCATGAAGCGGTGTGGATCATCGTTTCATGCGGAGGTTGGCAAATTTCGGTTCCTTAATGAAATGATCAAGCTCGTATCTCCAAAATATTTAGGGAGCCGGACACCCGCTAATGTACAACAAATGGTATTGCAGCTTCTTTGTACTTGGACCCAACAGTATCCTGGCGAGGTCAAAATCAAGGAAGCATATGATATGCTTAAAAAACAAGGCGTAGTGAAG GAGGATATTGCAGCGCTTTCAGCTGATTCAGAAGACTCGAGTAAGTCTTCAAAATCCAAGCACCCAATATTCGAAGATGATGAGAAGTCGAAgctgttgcaaaaattgttACAGAGTAAAAATCCTGATGATTTACTAGCAGCTAATAGACTAATCAAAACTATGGTCAAAGAG GATGAAAGAAGAGTGCAACAAAACTCACGCCGAATCATGGAGTTAGAATCGGTTCACAACAATGTGAGGCTATTGTCTGAGATGTTAGACTCTTTCAACAAGAGTCAAGCTAGTGCGGACGATCTCGAATTAATGAAAGAACTTTATCAGGCTTGCGAACGGTTGAGGCCAAACGTCTTTAGATTAGCTAATGAATCCCAAGATAATCAGGAAATGCTTA ACGAAGTCCTTGCTGCAAATGATGAGCTAGGTCAAGTGTTCGATAAATATATAGCAGTAATTGTTCTTGGTCAACAACcaggaaaaacgaaaagcaATGCCACCAATGGATCATCACTATTAGATCTCTCTGCTTCCAATGAACTAGATCTATCAGCACCAGTAACATTACCGGTTAATAAGGCGAATGAATCTGATTCAAAGAACTCTCAAACAGACCTGGAGATGTTGGGTGACATTTTTAGCTCCCTGGAAGCAACTACAACAACAGCAACCACCCAAAATACGCCTTCATTATTATCAGATGCTAGCATTATGCAACCAGTCAGCATTTCCCCTCTAGTCGTTAAAG CGCAAGACTGTACCAACACTGAGAAAGTAGATAGCAAATCTAAAGCACTTGAAGATTTAGATGCCCTAGGGGAGTCTCTACTAAAACAAAATCTCACGTCATTTTCTGCTGCTCGTACTCAGTTTAACAATATCAG TAAACCACCTGCAAAGGTGCCGATGAATAGTATGGCAAAGCCTCCAATTGAACCAAACCTCAACGGTCCGTCGACAGTGAGTTTAACATCTGAGGATTCTGCTTTGGTTGATCTCATGAAAGGCTCCAGACTCAAACCAGAATTGGTAATGAAGGATCAGTCTCACAGTAGTCTACAAAGATTGCCAAATGGTGATGACTCACTTGTCGATATTAGTGACATCACCCAACCAGTAAGTGTGGAAGTGAAACATGCAGATTCTGTAACAACAAAAGAGGTCAAAACGACGCCTGTCTCTACAGAGCCAGAAATAAAACCTTTGACTGATATAAATGTTACACTCGAAACTATCAAGCCAG gGACAATTCCTCCGCTAATGGTGATTGAtgagaaaaatgcaatatcGGTGGTTTTACATTTTGCTAGAGATAGCCCGCGACCTGACGTATCAGTTATTGTTGTTACGACAATGAGCAAGAATTCGAACCCACTTACCAATTACTTATTCCAGGCTGTTGTTCCTAAG ACATGTAAATGTAGACTTCAACCACCATCGGGAACAAACTTGCCTGCACATAACCCATTCTTACCACCATCAGCGATAACGCAGATCATGCTTATTGCAAATCCAAACAAG atttctgTCTCCTTGAAGTTCATGCTCAGTTATACAATGGAAGATGAGACGGTGACAGAGATGGGGGAGGTGGATAAATTACCAATTGCATAA
- the LOC124182148 gene encoding mitochondrial import receptor subunit TOM22 homolog, with protein sequence MASVEELDQLDSGMGSSDARSPEVKSILPDDNDDEEDESLVERLVGLTEMFPEDVRRLGNTLGSSLCSFVKGLYGFSCSATWLFFSSSAILFAPIIFEVERAQMEEVQRTQQKQVLLGPNSAVSNMGSPGLPMSPPVQR encoded by the exons ATGGCTTCAGTTGAAGAATTGGATCAATTGGACAGCGGAATGGGCAGCAGCGACGCACGCTCTCCAGAAGTAAAGTCGATCCTCCCGGACGATAACGATGATGAAGAG GATGAAAGCCTTGTTGAACGACTCGTCGGGCTCACAGAAATGTTCCCAGAGGACGTTCGTCGACTGGGAAACACACTGGGCTCCAGTCTTTGCAGTTTCGTTAAAG gATTATACGGGTTCTCCTGTTCGGCGACTTGGTTATTCTTCAGTTCGTCGGCGATTCTGTTTGCGCCCATAATTTTTGAAGTTGAGAGAGCACAAATGGAGGAAGTGCAGAGAACGCAACAGAAACAAGTTTTGTTGGGGCCAAACTCTGCGGTTTCTAACATGGGCTCACCTGGCCTTCCAATGTCTCCACCTGTTCAACGATAG